The Heterodontus francisci isolate sHetFra1 chromosome 13, sHetFra1.hap1, whole genome shotgun sequence genome includes a region encoding these proteins:
- the LOC137376637 gene encoding myc target protein 1 homolog, protein MDHNKTAKYSLTQSLPDNFFGGVILSFSLSIVIGIVIGVFIWILFTWLSRRKQASASISQATCHRGRSSNHNIMLTRTSFYRSNSYDRHSDNNLALASTLAFQRQGSQDQADTYGRKSTFRASTFHPFAETPLTDELDGMQFSSALHGTDTSSTLNCSLGYQEQHWSEGRHYDCHSSQTPPPAYEFVVEPSKETLA, encoded by the exons ATGGATCACAACAAGACTGCGAAGTATTCACTGACCCAATCATTGCCTGACAACTTTTTTG GGGGTGTCATCCTGTCCTTCTCCTTGTCCATCGTGATTGGGATTGTAATTGGTGTGTTCATCTGGATCCTGTTCACCTGGCTGTCCCGCAGGAAGCAGGCCAGTGCTTCCATTTCACAGGCAACCTGCCACCGTGGCCGATCCTCAAACCATAACATCATGCTGACCAGGACCAGTTTCTACCGCAGCAACAGCTACGACAGACACAGTGACAACAACCTGGCCTTGGCCAGCACCCTGGCCTTCCAACGGCAGGGCTCCCAGGACCAAGCTGACACCTACGGGAGGAAGTCCACTTTCAGAGCCTCCACCTTCCATCCTTTCGCCGAGACACCATTAACAGACGAGCTGGATGGGATGCAATTCTCCTCTGCCTTGCATGGCACCGACACCTCGTCCACACTCAACTGCAGCCTGGGCTACCAAGAGCAACATTGGTCAGAGGGCCGGCACTATGACTGTCACTCATCTCAGACCCCACCTCCTGCTTACGAGTTTGTGGTGGAACCGAGCAAAGAGACACTCGCATGA